The nucleotide sequence GAGCCGGCCGCTGCGGAGCCACCTTCCTCCACTACGCCCGTCGTGCGGATGTCGCAGCCGCCGCCGAGGCCTCCCCCGCCGGGCCCCATGGAGGACGCCTCCACCGCCGGTGCCCCCTCGCCCTCCACGCCGTCGAGAGTGACCACCCCGCAATCTAGCAAGGGGCCAGATCTGGCGCGCCCCCTACCATGGGAGccggccgtcgccgccgccgcgactTCCGGGGTGCCCCGCCGGCCATTGATGCCACCGGCCGACGCGGAGGGAGCTGCCACCGTCGTCAGCCAGGCCGCCACGGTGTCGCTGGCCTCCCCCTAACTCCCTCTCGCCATCCGTGGCTCTGTTCTTTTCAGACTTCTTGGAAGGGTGCACTAAGAGCTGATGGTAGgttgacgacgacgaggaggaatcTGATGACGACCACCCCATAACCTACCTGGAAGCCGCTCGTCCCCGACGAAGCCTGCCATTGTGTCCTCCGTGCATGGCCAGACTGTCCTAGTTCTTGACCATGGCAGAGGAGACGTTGGACGGCAGGGACCTGGGTGAAGGCGACGGAAACGTAGTCGGCCGCACCCCCAGCTGGTGAATGGCTTGCCTGCTCGGGCAGTGGAGGGCTACGTCCCTACCCGCCAGCGCCTTGGCCACCGTAGACGGATCTCCGACCCAAACACCGATGGGTGGCGGGACATCCTCCTCCATGAGGAGACGCGTCCGGCGGCCGCCTCGGTTGAGCCTCATCCAAAGCAGCTCCCAAAGGCCCGGAGGATCCGCGTAGAGTTTTAGGACCGATGTTTCAACTGTTTCTCCTACTCGCACCGAGTAGCGACTTGCCAGTTACCATGGCGTTGTCTACGCTGCTACGTCTTCAGACACCTCGCCAAGGACTGTAGGCGGCCTAGGCCTACTTCGACATTGGCAGCGAGGGGTGCCAACCTGCCACGGCACTCTCGTGATGACCCCCTAGCCTACTAGCACACGCCGCATGGTGGTGCGGAGGGTGCCGCACAAGGGGCCATGGGGGGGCACCGGCAGCTAACGACGATGCCGGCGGTGGTGCAGGATTATGCCGAAGAAGGACATCAGCATGGGTGCGCCAGCCGACCACACCGACAATGTAGCTACTTCTGCTGTCGCACTCTGCTTTCCTGAGCCAGATCTGCTGGTGTTGGCACTGTGCGCGAGCGCGGGGCCTCCCGCATGAGTTGTCTCGGTTGACCCGATGCTGGAGGAGCTCGCCGCTTTGCTCGTCGTGAGCCGACCAGCAAGAGAACCAGCGCCCAGATGCCAGCCTACTCTAGAGGCTGCCTCTCTGGggagtgatgtagactaggcccgatcttctaaaaggtatgatagcgtcgattggtggagactcgacgttcacgatctaggcttcgaaccaagactgattcggacccccataaccgttacaccactgctctgttggttatcaactacgcgaacgcaattgacctcgccgagaaggctttcctgcaagcaaatcgagaacacaagcaagaacgagataaacgcaatctaaaattacaaataaatatgaggcttatgataatgagaaagagttcaagtctttattcaaaaggactaattgccacaggcgaacaagatcaagaactggggccctggttcacagcaagcgcccttggcggcgacagttgcagcaaaacgacgtctgtttcacaagaaaatcaagaactaaacaaaacccaaaccctaaggagagcgacggctgctatttatagagtcttgggcatcaccccccctagacgcaccccctaatgggcccaaacatgatacatggtccaacggaccaaaagatggtgtcgcagcaccctggcagattctggatgctgacttgtttcgacgattcccgttgatttcgaaggtcttttgacatgaaaccaattgggttggcttccttatccaattagctttccatccatatgtggatcataaaaaacagagtcagtttaaggcagactggtcctagaacctgagacagacttgaacttgagttgctttgggcctccaccttagggactcgaaccgaattagcctcggacctccttcttgcttaggacaccctcgctgatctccttggtctccatatggttctccaagcatggtcatatgtatagaggtcatgtcctcatcatccttcctttcttgacga is from Miscanthus floridulus cultivar M001 chromosome 7, ASM1932011v1, whole genome shotgun sequence and encodes:
- the LOC136465706 gene encoding arabinogalactan protein 1-like, which gives rise to MAVSEPAAAEPPSSTTPVVRMSQPPPRPPPPGPMEDASTAGAPSPSTPSRVTTPQSSKGPDLARPLPWEPAVAAAATSGVPRRPLMPPADAEGAATVVSQAATVSLASP